One Microbacter margulisiae genomic window carries:
- a CDS encoding OmpP1/FadL family transporter, protein MKTTLISIVSLLLFSTTVFSQDGFDALKASQYPLKGTARYMSMGGAFTSLGGDPSSITLNPAGLGVYRSSELSATLNLQDNTTSSLWNGQSGSDNNFTAHFNNVSMVTAFNGNNPKFSSAFGVSYERIKSFNRSGIMNGTNQYSSITDYMAGYTNGIPESDLTTANNNDPYNNTNVPWISELAYQGYLINPNTSASTANQWSSLLGNNEHVKPQYAFSESGYVDQYNLSYGVNLNNFVYLGASVGFQELSYTLNSNYVEAFGGGGNMNLQNQIYTSGSGIDVKVGAIVRPTNFLRLGIAYHSPMFYTMTDNYYADLYYNAQYTGTTYTPSDGGYSKYKLQTPSVITVGASGIIGQKGLISFDYEYADYSTMKLRDQNNDAFAFNTENQDISNMMQGVSTYKIGGEYRINKNLAVRLGYNYITPATKSNAVRNLPYNTVRTDPQYFLQGNTQNYAAGLGYASNNWSIDVAYVLMNQHESFYPYNDSWIYSPDNMVHPASFTTKTNNFVMTLGIRF, encoded by the coding sequence ATGAAAACGACGTTAATTTCAATAGTGTCATTATTGTTATTTTCCACAACCGTTTTTTCACAAGATGGTTTTGATGCGTTGAAAGCATCTCAATATCCTTTAAAAGGGACAGCCCGATACATGAGTATGGGTGGCGCTTTTACCTCATTGGGAGGAGACCCTTCTTCCATCACGCTGAATCCTGCGGGTTTAGGGGTTTACCGGAGTTCTGAATTATCTGCTACCTTAAATTTGCAGGACAATACTACCTCTTCGTTGTGGAATGGTCAGTCTGGCAGTGATAATAATTTTACCGCTCATTTCAACAATGTTTCAATGGTAACTGCTTTCAATGGCAACAATCCTAAATTCAGTTCCGCCTTTGGCGTTTCGTATGAACGAATCAAATCGTTCAATCGTTCTGGAATTATGAACGGTACAAATCAATACTCCTCAATAACCGATTATATGGCAGGTTACACCAATGGAATTCCAGAAAGTGACCTTACAACGGCTAATAATAATGATCCTTATAACAATACTAATGTACCCTGGATTTCTGAATTAGCTTATCAAGGATACTTAATCAATCCGAATACATCCGCCAGTACTGCTAATCAATGGAGTTCATTGCTTGGCAACAATGAACATGTTAAACCTCAATATGCTTTCAGTGAATCAGGTTATGTAGATCAATACAATCTGAGTTATGGCGTTAATTTGAATAATTTCGTCTACTTGGGAGCTTCGGTTGGATTTCAGGAATTGAGTTACACCTTGAATAGTAACTATGTAGAAGCTTTTGGTGGTGGTGGAAACATGAATTTACAAAATCAGATTTATACTTCTGGATCAGGTATTGATGTCAAAGTAGGAGCCATAGTACGTCCCACAAACTTTTTACGGTTAGGTATTGCCTATCACTCGCCAATGTTTTATACTATGACAGATAATTACTACGCTGACCTGTATTACAACGCCCAATATACAGGCACGACTTACACACCTTCTGATGGTGGCTACAGTAAATATAAACTTCAGACTCCATCTGTGATAACTGTAGGAGCTTCAGGGATTATCGGACAAAAAGGTCTTATCAGTTTTGATTATGAATATGCCGATTATTCGACGATGAAACTACGTGATCAAAACAACGATGCTTTTGCTTTCAATACAGAGAATCAAGATATCAGCAATATGATGCAAGGCGTAAGTACTTATAAAATAGGAGGAGAATATCGTATTAACAAAAATCTGGCCGTACGTTTGGGATATAACTACATTACACCAGCAACTAAAAGCAATGCAGTGAGGAATTTGCCTTATAATACGGTGCGTACTGATCCTCAATACTTCCTTCAGGGTAATACTCAAAATTATGCAGCAGGATTGGGCTATGCATCTAACAATTGGAGTATTGATGTGGCCTATGTGCTTATGAACCAACATGAAAGTTTCTATCCCTATAATGACTCATGGATCTACAGTCCAGACAACATGGTACATCCGGCTTCGTTTACTACAAAAACAAATAACTTTGTAATGACCCTTGGAATTAGATTCTGA
- the metK gene encoding methionine adenosyltransferase, which translates to MKSTNYLFTSESVSEGHPDKVADQISDAILDAFLAFDPNSKVACETLVTTGQVVIAGEVKSNAYIDVQDVTRGVINKIGYTKSEYKFDGDACGILSAIHEQSDDINRGVEREDPMEQGAGDQGMMFGYATNETDNFMPVSLDFAHQLLIELAEIRKEGKEMTYLRPDAKSQVTVEYNEQGMPERIHTIVVSTQHDEFILKDDAKSQAEVDAEMVSQIKRDVHNILIPRVVNKNPMIAKLMDDTYILHVNPTGKFVIGGPHGDTGLTGRKIIVDTYGGKGAHGGGAFSGKDPSKVDRSGAYAARHIAKNAVAAGVADEMLVQVSYAIGVAKPINLYVNTYGKSKVPFSDEEIAEKLGKLFDLRPKAIEERLKLRNPIYSESASYGHMGRMPQTIKKNFTSRYSAPMEIEVELFTWEKLDYIDPIRNAFAINS; encoded by the coding sequence ATGAAATCAACTAATTATTTATTTACTTCTGAATCCGTTTCAGAAGGACACCCTGACAAGGTGGCCGATCAAATTTCGGATGCTATTTTAGATGCTTTCCTAGCATTCGATCCCAATTCAAAAGTAGCCTGCGAAACATTAGTCACTACAGGTCAGGTAGTAATTGCTGGCGAAGTAAAATCCAATGCATATATTGATGTTCAGGATGTTACACGGGGGGTAATCAACAAAATAGGCTATACTAAAAGCGAATATAAATTTGATGGAGATGCTTGCGGTATTCTGTCGGCTATTCACGAACAATCCGATGACATCAACCGTGGTGTGGAACGTGAAGATCCAATGGAACAGGGAGCTGGGGATCAGGGAATGATGTTTGGATATGCTACCAATGAAACAGATAATTTCATGCCTGTTTCTTTAGATTTTGCACACCAACTACTGATAGAGCTGGCAGAGATCAGGAAGGAGGGGAAGGAGATGACTTATTTACGTCCTGATGCAAAATCCCAAGTCACCGTTGAATATAACGAACAAGGAATGCCAGAACGTATTCACACGATTGTAGTCTCAACACAGCATGATGAATTTATTTTGAAAGATGATGCTAAAAGCCAAGCTGAAGTAGATGCAGAAATGGTCTCGCAAATTAAAAGAGATGTACACAATATATTGATTCCACGCGTTGTAAATAAAAACCCCATGATTGCGAAATTAATGGATGATACATATATTCTGCATGTTAATCCTACTGGAAAATTCGTGATTGGAGGGCCACACGGAGATACTGGTCTAACCGGGCGAAAAATCATTGTTGACACATATGGCGGGAAAGGGGCACACGGAGGAGGAGCATTTTCAGGAAAAGATCCCTCGAAAGTTGACCGTTCCGGAGCTTATGCCGCACGGCATATTGCTAAAAATGCTGTAGCAGCAGGAGTTGCTGACGAGATGCTGGTTCAAGTTTCATATGCTATTGGGGTGGCTAAACCCATAAATTTGTATGTAAACACCTATGGAAAATCGAAAGTTCCCTTTTCTGATGAAGAAATAGCCGAAAAACTGGGGAAACTTTTTGACCTTCGTCCAAAAGCTATTGAAGAACGATTAAAATTACGTAATCCTATTTATTCAGAATCAGCATCTTATGGACATATGGGGAGGATGCCGCAAACTATCAAAAAGAACTTTACATCACGTTATTCAGCTCCTATGGAAATTGAAGTAGAATTGTTCACTTGGGAAAAACTCGATTACATAGATCCCATTCGTAATGCTTTTGCAATTAACAGCTAA
- the greA gene encoding transcription elongation factor GreA codes for MATSYMTQEGYKKLLEELNQLENVQRPAISRQIAEARDKGDLSENAEYDAAKEAQGLLEMKIAKLKELVASARFLDEKSLNTDAVQILNKVKIKNKSNGQEMTYMLVSESEANLKQGKLSITTPIAQGLLGKKVGDSVEVRVPSGIIQFEIIDITL; via the coding sequence ATGGCTACATCGTATATGACCCAAGAGGGCTATAAGAAATTATTGGAAGAACTGAATCAGTTGGAAAATGTCCAAAGACCTGCCATTTCTAGACAAATAGCAGAAGCTCGGGATAAAGGAGATCTTTCTGAAAATGCAGAATACGATGCCGCAAAAGAAGCGCAGGGGTTATTGGAAATGAAGATTGCCAAACTAAAAGAATTGGTGGCAAGTGCGCGTTTTCTTGATGAAAAATCATTAAACACTGATGCAGTGCAGATTTTGAACAAAGTCAAAATCAAAAACAAAAGTAATGGACAGGAGATGACCTATATGCTGGTATCTGAATCAGAAGCAAATCTGAAACAAGGAAAATTATCCATAACAACACCCATTGCCCAAGGGCTATTAGGCAAAAAAGTAGGAGACTCTGTTGAAGTGAGAGTCCCTTCTGGAATTATTCAGTTTGAAATTATCGACATTACTCTTTAA
- a CDS encoding HIT family protein translates to MASIFSRIIAGEIPCYKVAENEQFFAFLDINPLAKGHTLVVPKLERDYIFDLDDKMLQDYILFAKKVAAAIMQVIPCQRVGLAVIGLDVPHAHIHLVPLNTANDINFAKPKLSFTSEEMQLISDAIHDKVIL, encoded by the coding sequence ATGGCATCTATTTTTTCGCGTATCATTGCCGGCGAAATTCCCTGTTATAAAGTAGCCGAAAACGAGCAATTTTTTGCTTTTCTAGATATAAATCCCCTAGCCAAAGGACATACTTTGGTTGTTCCAAAGCTCGAACGGGACTATATTTTTGACCTTGACGACAAAATGCTGCAGGACTATATTCTCTTTGCTAAAAAAGTTGCAGCTGCTATTATGCAGGTTATACCTTGCCAGCGTGTAGGATTAGCTGTGATAGGCTTGGATGTCCCTCATGCCCACATTCATCTGGTGCCTTTGAATACAGCAAATGACATCAATTTTGCCAAGCCAAAATTATCGTTTACATCTGAGGAAATGCAGTTAATTTCTGATGCTATTCATGACAAGGTAATCCTTTGA
- the fmt gene encoding methionyl-tRNA formyltransferase: protein MEKKDLKIVFMGTPDFAVASLRLLVENQYNVVAVITAPDKPAGRGQKVQISAVKQYALQQNLPILQPEKLKNHDFLQTLSRFKPDLQIVVAFRMLPEAVWSLPLLGTFNLHASLLPDYRGAAPINWAIINGETETGVTTFFLSHEIDTGEIILQKRIPIYDHDSAGDLHDRLMAEGSTLVLETVNLVLSEQPIQTLKQIENAVVKSAPKLFTETCKINWSKSVDQLFNFIRGLSPYPAAWSELILSDTKISSLKIFETEKEITQHQLPFGSIITDHKKIMKVAVNNGFIVIKQLQLAGKKRMITEDFLRGYQVSDNAKMI from the coding sequence ATGGAGAAAAAGGATTTGAAAATTGTATTCATGGGAACGCCAGATTTTGCAGTTGCAAGCTTACGTTTACTTGTTGAGAACCAATATAACGTTGTTGCTGTAATCACAGCACCAGATAAACCAGCAGGAAGAGGTCAGAAAGTTCAAATATCAGCAGTCAAGCAATATGCTTTACAACAAAATCTCCCTATTCTTCAGCCTGAAAAATTAAAGAACCATGATTTTTTGCAAACACTGTCTAGATTTAAGCCGGATTTACAAATTGTAGTAGCTTTCAGAATGTTGCCTGAAGCTGTATGGAGTCTTCCCCTTTTGGGAACTTTCAATTTACATGCTTCTCTCCTACCGGACTATCGAGGTGCAGCACCGATTAATTGGGCTATTATCAATGGAGAAACAGAAACAGGCGTCACAACATTCTTTCTTTCCCATGAGATTGATACTGGTGAAATTATATTACAAAAAAGGATTCCTATATATGATCATGATTCTGCCGGTGACCTACATGATCGCTTAATGGCGGAAGGTTCAACGTTAGTACTTGAAACAGTGAACCTTGTACTTTCAGAACAGCCCATTCAGACTCTAAAACAAATTGAAAATGCAGTGGTGAAATCTGCCCCAAAACTATTCACCGAAACATGTAAAATAAACTGGAGCAAATCGGTTGATCAGCTTTTCAACTTTATTCGAGGATTGTCTCCCTACCCTGCTGCATGGTCAGAATTGATTTTATCCGATACAAAAATCTCTTCTCTAAAAATTTTTGAAACTGAAAAGGAAATTACACAACATCAATTGCCGTTTGGATCTATCATCACAGATCATAAAAAAATCATGAAAGTTGCTGTAAATAATGGATTTATTGTCATCAAACAGCTTCAGCTAGCAGGAAAAAAAAGAATGATAACCGAAGATTTTCTCCGTGGATACCAAGTAAGTGACAATGCAAAAATGATTTAA
- a CDS encoding NAD kinase, with protein MKILIFGNTFRPEAALSALRLATFLQDKHVDIWIEKGFYDFLNLQNHAFPLVYQSFEKVPELADFALSIGGDGTFLNTAMHIGSSKIPILGINTGRLGFLADVADNELEIVLDQIINNEYFIEERTVLELQTTHQDWNPSSFALNEIALLKQDSSSMIAIQVKVNGEELNTYRADGLIIATPTGSTAYSMSVGGPIVVPQANNFILAPVASHSLNIRPLIIPDNWELEVQVKSRTNSFLVALDGRSSVFDQPEILHIRKAGYSIRVVKQAHHTFFNTLKNKLMWGVDKRTEKSFNA; from the coding sequence ATGAAAATACTTATTTTTGGTAACACTTTTCGTCCTGAAGCTGCTTTATCAGCTCTTCGTCTGGCAACTTTTTTACAGGATAAGCATGTCGATATTTGGATAGAAAAGGGATTTTATGACTTTCTAAACCTTCAAAATCATGCATTCCCATTGGTTTATCAATCTTTTGAAAAAGTTCCCGAACTAGCTGATTTTGCATTAAGTATTGGTGGAGATGGGACTTTTCTTAATACGGCCATGCATATTGGATCATCCAAGATCCCTATTTTGGGAATTAATACGGGACGGTTAGGCTTTTTAGCAGATGTTGCGGATAATGAACTGGAAATAGTTTTAGATCAGATTATTAATAATGAATATTTTATTGAAGAAAGAACAGTGTTGGAATTGCAAACAACTCATCAAGATTGGAATCCATCATCTTTTGCATTAAACGAGATTGCATTATTAAAACAGGATAGTTCTTCCATGATCGCCATTCAGGTTAAAGTCAACGGTGAAGAATTGAATACCTACCGCGCTGATGGCCTAATCATTGCAACTCCTACTGGATCAACTGCCTACTCAATGAGCGTCGGAGGCCCCATTGTCGTACCACAGGCAAACAATTTCATACTGGCACCAGTTGCTTCGCATTCTTTAAACATTCGTCCTTTAATCATTCCAGATAACTGGGAACTTGAAGTGCAGGTCAAAAGCAGAACTAATAGTTTTTTGGTCGCATTAGACGGGCGATCATCGGTGTTTGATCAACCTGAAATCTTACATATCCGCAAAGCAGGTTATTCGATCCGGGTTGTAAAGCAAGCCCACCACACATTTTTTAATACTTTAAAAAACAAATTAATGTGGGGAGTTGATAAACGAACAGAAAAATCTTTTAATGCATAA
- a CDS encoding pyridoxine 5'-phosphate synthase, whose product MIKLSVNINKVATLRNARGGNVPNVLKVAQDCQLFGADGITVHPRPDERHIRYDDVYALRPLITTEFNIEGYPSPKFIDLVCKIKPDQVTLVPDPPEAITSNAGWDTIRYAGFLKEIVGEFQAHNIRVSIFVDTNLENIRNAAFTETDRVELYTEPYANMYPSSPEKALAPFLEAAQIARSVGLGVNAGHDLNLENLNFMAKNIPWLAEVSIGHALISDALYLGLETAIQKYKSLIV is encoded by the coding sequence ATGATAAAATTAAGCGTTAATATCAACAAGGTAGCAACTTTACGTAATGCACGCGGAGGTAATGTCCCCAATGTATTAAAAGTGGCTCAGGATTGTCAGTTATTTGGAGCTGATGGTATTACAGTACATCCGCGTCCAGACGAACGACATATTCGTTATGATGATGTATATGCACTTCGTCCACTAATAACAACTGAGTTCAACATAGAGGGATACCCTTCTCCAAAATTCATCGATTTAGTGTGTAAGATCAAACCGGATCAGGTAACATTGGTGCCAGATCCACCCGAAGCTATCACTTCGAATGCTGGCTGGGATACGATTCGTTATGCTGGTTTTTTGAAAGAAATAGTAGGGGAATTTCAAGCGCACAATATTCGAGTTTCTATTTTTGTAGATACTAACTTGGAAAATATTCGAAATGCTGCTTTTACTGAGACAGATCGGGTAGAGCTTTATACCGAACCATACGCCAATATGTATCCATCATCACCAGAAAAAGCTCTTGCTCCTTTTCTGGAAGCTGCTCAAATTGCTCGTTCTGTTGGTTTAGGTGTCAATGCAGGCCATGATCTAAATTTGGAAAATCTCAATTTTATGGCAAAAAATATTCCCTGGCTTGCTGAAGTTTCTATTGGCCATGCGTTGATCAGCGATGCGTTATATTTGGGATTAGAGACAGCAATACAAAAATATAAGTCACTGATTGTTTGA
- a CDS encoding MotA/TolQ/ExbB proton channel family protein, translated as MNLMLILQVVAPQLPANTPVVTNQSETMYDIVLKGGWILAPIAFLLLVAVYVIIVRSIEIHKASKTKNLVDKIAPMLKEGSIDKALSICEMSDMPIGEVLSCGLKNLGNSVLDIKDSMEAEARQQVDELSKGMNYLAIISSVAPMFGFLGTIFGVIKIFYSISLTDNISIGTISGGLYQKMISSAAGLLVGIIAFSAYHILNGRMDRIISSMERQSNQFLNMLRKK; from the coding sequence ATGAACTTGATGCTGATCTTGCAGGTGGTTGCCCCTCAATTACCGGCCAACACTCCAGTTGTTACAAACCAGAGTGAAACTATGTATGATATTGTCTTAAAAGGAGGTTGGATACTAGCTCCGATTGCCTTTTTGTTATTAGTAGCTGTATATGTAATTATTGTTCGTTCGATCGAAATCCATAAGGCTTCGAAAACGAAAAACCTGGTGGATAAAATTGCTCCGATGCTTAAAGAAGGAAGTATTGATAAAGCTCTTTCTATATGTGAAATGAGTGATATGCCTATAGGAGAAGTATTATCTTGTGGATTAAAGAATTTAGGAAATTCTGTTCTCGATATTAAAGATTCCATGGAAGCTGAAGCTCGTCAACAAGTAGATGAATTAAGCAAAGGGATGAATTATCTTGCCATCATTTCCTCTGTAGCTCCTATGTTCGGTTTCTTAGGAACCATATTTGGTGTAATCAAAATTTTTTACAGCATATCTCTGACTGACAATATTAGTATCGGAACCATATCTGGGGGATTATACCAAAAAATGATTTCTTCAGCAGCAGGGCTGTTAGTTGGAATTATTGCTTTTTCGGCTTATCATATCTTAAACGGAAGAATGGATCGCATTATTTCTAGCATGGAAAGACAAAGCAATCAGTTTTTGAACATGCTTAGAAAAAAATAA
- a CDS encoding ExbD/TolR family protein, producing MIIKRKRELQPEVYTSSLNDIMFFLLLFFLIVSTLVNPSVIQLMLPKASANIQQMSKQTINLSITSDLHYYLNDKPITLDQIQPAIQQMVANTADATIILRADRSIQLQDLVTILDIGRKLHVKMILATQKE from the coding sequence ATGATCATCAAACGAAAGCGAGAATTGCAGCCTGAAGTTTACACTTCGTCGCTCAATGACATCATGTTTTTTCTGCTGCTCTTTTTTCTGATTGTTTCCACATTGGTGAACCCTTCAGTTATCCAGTTGATGTTGCCAAAAGCATCTGCAAATATTCAACAGATGTCGAAACAAACTATAAACTTATCTATTACCTCAGATTTACATTACTATCTGAATGATAAGCCAATAACTCTTGATCAAATACAACCGGCTATTCAACAAATGGTCGCAAATACAGCTGATGCAACCATTATTTTGCGTGCTGACCGTTCAATTCAACTGCAAGATTTGGTTACTATTCTTGATATTGGACGTAAGCTTCATGTAAAAATGATATTAGCAACACAGAAAGAGTAG
- a CDS encoding energy transducer TonB, with the protein MKKSKFYGIIGTTAFAIVVFLLFLLVKLPFTQSSYSEPIYINLGDANDGVGVSVPSPDMSAIPTKSEKQASSVSTHQNVLTQVENSPVSMPETKKKKIKTEISQKENIEKKNDQKLAEEAFQKAQLAKQESEKQAINRARKLGSVFGTDQGHGGGSGQGNAVQGNPLGVIGGNGVSVSVSGRSPLYIPSPSYQSNDEGVVTVHVMVDQNGNVSNAYIGASTTTNQTLRNAALEAARKSKFSKGNHDAIGTIIYHFILK; encoded by the coding sequence ATGAAGAAGTCAAAGTTTTATGGAATAATTGGAACAACTGCATTTGCCATTGTGGTTTTTTTGCTCTTTCTGCTTGTAAAATTACCTTTTACTCAAAGTTCATACAGCGAACCAATTTATATTAATTTAGGAGATGCAAATGATGGAGTGGGGGTTTCTGTTCCTTCTCCGGATATGAGTGCTATTCCTACAAAATCAGAAAAACAAGCATCCTCAGTATCAACCCATCAAAATGTACTAACTCAGGTTGAAAATTCGCCTGTGTCAATGCCAGAAACAAAAAAGAAAAAAATAAAAACTGAAATTTCACAGAAAGAAAACATAGAGAAAAAGAATGATCAAAAGTTGGCAGAGGAAGCATTTCAAAAAGCCCAACTGGCTAAACAAGAATCTGAAAAACAGGCTATTAATAGAGCCAGAAAATTAGGTAGTGTTTTTGGAACTGATCAAGGTCATGGAGGAGGTAGTGGACAAGGTAATGCTGTTCAGGGTAATCCCCTTGGTGTTATAGGTGGAAACGGAGTAAGTGTTTCAGTATCAGGGAGATCTCCATTGTATATCCCGAGCCCATCTTATCAGAGTAATGATGAAGGTGTCGTTACAGTACATGTTATGGTCGATCAAAATGGGAATGTATCTAACGCGTATATCGGTGCGTCAACCACGACAAACCAAACATTAAGGAATGCTGCTTTGGAAGCTGCACGCAAAAGCAAATTTTCTAAAGGCAATCATGATGCTATAGGTACTATTATTTATCATTTTATTCTTAAATAA
- a CDS encoding DJ-1 family glyoxalase III, whose translation MSTNFIFLAEGFEETEAITIVDLLRRASIDVTTVSVTGHNLVTGSHAISLWADALFEEVDFTEANLLILPGGMPGSLNLAEHKGLANLLLQHNQNNKFLAAICAAPTVLGKLDILQNRNAICFPGFEKDLRGAKISPNSIVKDSNIVTAKGPAYAVAFGLYLVQLISGEEKAKDVADHFLYTL comes from the coding sequence ATGTCAACTAATTTTATTTTTCTTGCCGAAGGATTCGAAGAAACAGAAGCCATTACAATTGTTGATTTACTACGTCGTGCTTCTATTGATGTGACTACAGTATCAGTCACAGGTCATAATCTAGTAACGGGATCTCATGCTATATCTCTCTGGGCGGATGCTTTATTTGAAGAAGTGGATTTTACAGAAGCAAACCTATTGATCTTGCCCGGTGGAATGCCAGGATCATTGAATTTAGCTGAACATAAGGGCTTGGCCAATTTGCTTTTACAACATAATCAAAACAATAAATTTTTAGCAGCTATTTGTGCAGCGCCAACTGTTTTGGGAAAATTAGATATTTTGCAGAATCGGAATGCAATTTGTTTCCCAGGATTTGAAAAAGATTTACGTGGTGCCAAGATTTCTCCAAACTCAATTGTAAAAGATTCTAATATTGTTACAGCAAAAGGGCCTGCATATGCTGTAGCTTTTGGTTTATATCTGGTACAACTTATAAGCGGGGAAGAAAAAGCAAAAGACGTTGCTGACCATTTTTTATATACTCTTTAA
- a CDS encoding DHH family phosphoesterase yields the protein MLSKIIAESLITDTRQYIENANNIIIITHISPDGDAMGSALGVYHFLSSLNKKASIVVPNKFASFFNWMPAATDIFIYEVQEEKINQLISVADLIIMTDFNTLSRIGALQEIIEKFTGDKILIDHHRNPDLNIANIIISYPHISSTSEIVFRLIYRMGFSETMNNCCATSIYTGMMTDTGAFTFNSNNPEIYFIISELLTKGIDKDQIYNNIYNTYSADRLRLMGYALTAKMEVLDEYKTAIITLTADELEHYNYQEGDTEGFVNLPLSIKGVVCSILIKENTTHVKLSFRSRGSFPVNLIASNYFHGGGHINAAGGESYESINQTFKRVKEILPLYKEQLNSID from the coding sequence ATGCTTTCAAAAATTATCGCTGAATCACTAATCACCGACACAAGACAATATATTGAAAATGCAAATAATATAATTATTATTACCCATATTAGTCCAGATGGCGATGCGATGGGTTCTGCTTTAGGAGTCTATCATTTTTTATCTTCTCTAAACAAAAAGGCATCTATTGTTGTTCCAAATAAATTTGCTTCATTTTTTAATTGGATGCCTGCAGCTACAGATATTTTCATTTATGAAGTGCAGGAAGAAAAAATAAATCAATTAATATCAGTCGCTGATTTAATTATCATGACTGATTTCAATACTTTATCCCGAATTGGAGCGCTTCAAGAAATCATAGAGAAATTTACGGGAGACAAAATTTTAATCGATCATCATCGAAATCCTGATCTCAATATTGCAAATATTATTATTTCCTATCCTCATATCAGCTCAACTTCAGAAATAGTTTTTCGCCTGATATACAGGATGGGGTTTTCTGAAACAATGAATAACTGCTGTGCTACAAGTATTTACACTGGTATGATGACAGATACAGGAGCGTTTACTTTCAATTCCAATAATCCTGAAATTTATTTTATCATATCCGAGCTCTTAACAAAAGGAATCGATAAAGATCAGATTTATAATAATATATATAATACTTATTCAGCAGATCGGTTGCGGCTAATGGGTTACGCTTTAACAGCAAAAATGGAAGTTCTTGATGAATACAAAACAGCTATTATCACGTTAACTGCTGATGAATTAGAGCATTATAACTATCAGGAAGGAGATACAGAAGGGTTCGTGAATCTTCCATTGAGTATAAAGGGTGTTGTGTGTTCTATTCTCATTAAGGAAAACACAACTCATGTTAAACTATCATTTCGTTCGAGAGGTTCTTTTCCTGTTAATCTGATTGCTTCGAACTATTTCCACGGCGGTGGACATATTAATGCTGCTGGTGGAGAAAGCTATGAATCTATAAACCAGACATTTAAACGTGTAAAAGAAATTTTACCTCTTTACAAAGAGCAACTGAACTCAATTGATTAA